The following DNA comes from Thermomicrobiales bacterium.
GTGCTGGAAAACGTCAGCGGCAGCGAAGGCATCCGCGCCGAGGCTGGTGCGATCTGGGAGTTGCCGGAGGACTCGAAAGCCTACCTGCTCGATATGCTCGGCAGCGGCATCGGCCTCCACATCGATTACGTCAACCTGCTCTACCGCCAACTCCACGACCTCTCCGAGACGCCGCGCACCGCCTTCGGCGATTCGGGTCGCTCGCTCTCTGGAGTGGCACTGGAGGTGGAGATTCAGCCGCTGGTGCAGAAGGTCACGCGCAAGCGCCGCGTCTGGGACGCCGTCTACGCGCGTCGCAACGCGATGGTGCTCGATCTGCTGGAGCGCTTCGGCGGCCTGCCGCTGGACGGACTACGCCGCACGCGCCCGATCTGGAAAGAGATCCTGCCCAGCGACCGCGAGGAGCTGGTCCGCAACGAAGCCCGCCTCGTCGCCGCCAACATCCACTCCCGCCGCCAATCCATGGCCACCCTCGGCGACCCCGACCCCGACCGCCGCTGGACCGAAATCCTGGAAGAGCTCGCCGCACTGCGCACGATCGAGGGGTAGTGGACGGAGACAGAAAATGTAGGGGCGTATGCGATACGCCCGGCCAGATAAACAACCCGTTTGGTGCGGCAGATCACACCCGGTGGCTATCGGTCGGAGGGGTTGGGCGTCCAAACGGGCGTATGCAATACGCCG
Coding sequences within:
- a CDS encoding phage portal protein, whose protein sequence is VLENVSGSEGIRAEAGAIWELPEDSKAYLLDMLGSGIGLHIDYVNLLYRQLHDLSETPRTAFGDSGRSLSGVALEVEIQPLVQKVTRKRRVWDAVYARRNAMVLDLLERFGGLPLDGLRRTRPIWKEILPSDREELVRNEARLVAANIHSRRQSMATLGDPDPDRRWTEILEELAALRTIEG